The proteins below are encoded in one region of Chroicocephalus ridibundus chromosome 9, bChrRid1.1, whole genome shotgun sequence:
- the SOWAHD gene encoding ankyrin repeat domain-containing protein SOWAHD, which produces MARREREREPGLAEQRIAGIAQTFAFLEAAQPQARSLARRSHLWPAATESRERFHPLQKMDTTRSFSRGSQSPGSWGRTAGRLSVGSGSTRRKELKEILLQSNSPSSTKRFSTTQKTSNNSSVLAGLQQEQKPEQSPEVLSLALDPLEHEWLLTVAQGDADNIVRLLDLDPSLLTRKDFVTGFTALHWLAKHGHHERFIQVISHAQKKGYPVNVNIPTASGGLTPLHLAALQGHELLIKVLVGAYGADTSCRDHSGRKAWQYLRADASRELKELAGALEEDLVQLRSHNTNNNWRAGADMQTVPPSCKCFPALCEIPGSPPHAPPLGCCLFMRDKTISQ; this is translated from the exons ATGGCCCGGCGGGAGAGGGAGCGGGAGCCAGGCTTGGCAGAGCAGAGGatagctggcattgcccagacgTTCGCCTTCCTGGAAGCCGCCCAGCCCCAAGCGAGGAGCCTAGCCCGCAGGTCCCATCTCTGGCCAGCCGCCACGGAGAGCAGGGAGCGTTTCCACCCGCTGCAGAAGATGGACACCACCAGGAGCTTCAGCCGGGGCAGCCAGAGCCCAGGGAGCTGGGGTAGGACTGCGGGCAGGCTCTCCGTTGGCTCCGGCAGTACCCGGAGGAAGGAGCTGAAGGAAATCCTCCTGCAGAGCAATAGCCCCAGCAGCACCAAGCGCTTTTCTACCACTCAGAAGACATCTAACAACAGCAGTGTCCTTGCAGGGCTGCAACAAGAGCAGAAGCCTGAGCAGAGCCCCGAGGTGCTGTCCCTTGCCCTGGATCCCCTGGAGCACGAGTGGCTGCTGACGGTGGCCCAGGGTGACGCGGACAACATTGTCAGGCTGCTGGACCTGGATCCCAGCCTGCTGACCAGGAAAGACTTTGTGACTGGCTTCACCGCTCTCCACTGGCTTGCCAAGCACGGCCACCACGAGCGCTTCATCCAGGTCATCTCCCATGCCCAGAAGAAGGGCTATCCCGTCAACGTGAACATCCCCACGGCCAGTGGCGGGCTCACCCCTTTGCACCTGGCCGCCCTGCAGGGACATGAGCTGCTCATCAAAGTGCTTGTGGGAGCCTATGGGGCGGACACCAGCTGCAGGGACCACAGCGGTCGCAAGGCTTGGCAGTACCTGAGGGCGGATGCCTCCagggagctgaaggagctggcgggggCCTTGGAGGAGGACTTGGTCCAGCTGCGCTCtcacaacaccaacaacaacT GGAGAGCGGGTGCAGACATGCAGACCGTGCCACCAAGCTGCAAATGCTTTCCAGCCCTCTGTGAGATCCCAGGGTCTCCGCCACATGCACCTCCTCTGGGTTGCTGTTTGTTTATGAGAGATAAAACTATTTCTCAGTAA
- the RPL39 gene encoding large ribosomal subunit protein eL39, whose protein sequence is MSSHKTFKIKRFLAKKQKQNRPIPQWIRMKTGNKIRYNSKRRHWRRTKLGL, encoded by the exons ATG TCGTCCCACAAGACGTTCAAGATCAAGCGCTTCCTCGctaagaagcagaagcagaaccGGCCCATCCCGCAGTGGATTCGCATGAAGACGGGCAATAAGATCAG GTACAACTCCAAAAGGAGACACTGGAGAAGGACCAAACTGGGCTTGTAA